The DNA sequence GCCGGTTTGCAATGTCGTGATTGAAATGTGCGGCGGTATGGCGAAGTTTGCGCTCCGTCAGGAAGCGGCGCTTTCGGCGGGTTGGTTCACGCTTGCGAACGTGGGCGAACTGGACGAATACTGCTACTATGTGGCTGGCATTGTCGGGAAGCTCTTGACGAAGCTTTTCTCGGCGGACACGTGCTTTATCAGTGCGGAACGTGAGGCTGAACTTTCGAAGCTGGACGTGAGCTTTGGGCTTGCCTTGCAGGTCGTGAACATCGTGAAGGATTGCGTCGAGGATTCTGGACGCCGCGTGTGCTTTATCCCCGAAGAGATTTGCAAGCGTCATGGCTTTGCGCACCCGAGTGAACTGTTTGCTGTTGGGGCTGACGCTCAAAAATGTGGCGCGGTACTTTCGGAACTTGTCGAAAAGGCTTGGCATCATCTGGACGATGCGATTGCCTACACGAAGCTCATCCCGAACATCAAGATGCGTACGAGGCTATTCTGCCTTTGGCCGCTCTTTATGGCCGCGGAAAACTTGAGCTTGATCGGGGATGGCGTGTCGGTGTTCACTTCGGACAAGAAGGTGAAAATCACGCGCGATACGGTGAAGCGGATCGTGAAGGAAACGTCGATGCACTTCTATTCGGACAAGTGGATTGATCAGGCGTACGCGAGAATTAAGAGGAACATTTAGACGAAAGACGAGAGTCGTGTCATCCTGAGCCCATTCGACAAGCTCAGGGTAAACTCCGGGCGGAGCGCGAAGTCGAAGGATCCAGTGCTTTTTTAAGGAAATCATAATGGAGAATAATACGAAGTTTTATAATAAGTGGCCGTTCCATGTGGCGGTGATTGTTTTTAGCATTGTTGCAGACCAGTTGACGAAGCTGTGGGCGGTATCGCGTTTTACCGACGAAGCTGGGAATTTTACCTACGAGAAAATTCCTGTGATTGGTGAACTTGTGCGTTTCCAGCTTGTGTACAACAAGGGGGCTGCGTTTAGTAGCCGTCCGCAGGACTTGATGCCGTTCTTGCCGCCTTGGCTTTTCTTTTTGCTGATTTCGATTGTCGCCGCTTTTGCGCTCGCATGGTTCTACAAGTCCATCGACAAGCGCGATTACTTGAGCCGCTTGGGCGTCGTGATGATTCTTGGTGGTGCTGTCGGAAACTTCATTGACCGCATGCGCATGCAGATGGTCGTGGACTTTATCGACTGCGATTTCCCGGACTTTATCATGACCCGTTTCCCGACGTTTAACGTGGCGGACTCGTTTGTGACCGTCGGTGTTGCTCTTGTGATTTTGTCTCCCGTGATCTTGCGTAAGTTGCATAAACAGATAAAAGAAGAAAAAGACGCTGCTGAAAAAAATAAGAATTAGCTGTCATTCCCGGCTTAGACCGGGAATCTCCATCGAGCTGAATGTCGCAAAATATACTTGTATATTTTATGACTGAAGCGAGGGGAGATGAGCATTGCTCAATCC is a window from the Fibrobacter sp. UWB4 genome containing:
- a CDS encoding squalene/phytoene synthase family protein — protein: MIDKLDSLDVGEKVLEGKAAWKYAEDILQLVSRTFALNIQVLRGKLHRSILLAYLYLRIADTVEDDPDMKATEKDRVLALFADVFKTGELETEKIRTFVAALPESWHGSEDPNKDLCVKSEVVVPLLKSLPKNYQKPVCNVVIEMCGGMAKFALRQEAALSAGWFTLANVGELDEYCYYVAGIVGKLLTKLFSADTCFISAEREAELSKLDVSFGLALQVVNIVKDCVEDSGRRVCFIPEEICKRHGFAHPSELFAVGADAQKCGAVLSELVEKAWHHLDDAIAYTKLIPNIKMRTRLFCLWPLFMAAENLSLIGDGVSVFTSDKKVKITRDTVKRIVKETSMHFYSDKWIDQAYARIKRNI
- the lspA gene encoding signal peptidase II; translated protein: MENNTKFYNKWPFHVAVIVFSIVADQLTKLWAVSRFTDEAGNFTYEKIPVIGELVRFQLVYNKGAAFSSRPQDLMPFLPPWLFFLLISIVAAFALAWFYKSIDKRDYLSRLGVVMILGGAVGNFIDRMRMQMVVDFIDCDFPDFIMTRFPTFNVADSFVTVGVALVILSPVILRKLHKQIKEEKDAAEKNKN